From one Verrucomicrobiia bacterium genomic stretch:
- a CDS encoding glycoside hydrolase family 99-like domain-containing protein, translating into MNPILILLAVLILAPLAGFPAGQDSPPAVGAIRWDGWYGSGSVAKAVEASLGQPKYHFRLPWFARVLSADKVSINGDSQAVVEQEIAFASRAGLNYWAFVHYWEEAPEMHIALNRYLSAKDKQGIRYCLVEEGPRLDKVGTQGWPRLVQHFRHPDYQTVLGGRPLLFVFVKPTLLAKRDWDELKRQTINAGMKPPYLVLMGWNPEEDAKDMVTLGFDAISAYARGGTYSMTQPSYAEQCALIRRDRWEKCRALRLPNITFASAGWDTRPRNERPPPWVTWVSATPDNTPAAQQKPLIDSVTATPEELAAHIREALDWTKANRDLNPANAIIIYGWNEHDEGGWLQPTLGPDGRANEDRINALGQVLRPASPKKLP; encoded by the coding sequence ATGAACCCTATTCTCATCCTACTTGCGGTTTTGATACTCGCTCCGCTGGCGGGATTCCCCGCCGGGCAGGATTCCCCACCGGCAGTTGGGGCGATTCGCTGGGATGGCTGGTATGGCAGTGGGAGCGTGGCCAAGGCCGTGGAGGCATCGCTCGGGCAGCCAAAGTATCACTTTCGCCTGCCATGGTTCGCGCGCGTGTTGAGTGCAGACAAGGTGAGCATCAATGGCGACTCTCAGGCTGTCGTGGAGCAGGAGATTGCGTTCGCCTCCCGAGCCGGGCTGAATTATTGGGCCTTCGTTCATTACTGGGAAGAGGCACCAGAGATGCACATCGCTTTGAATCGATACCTCTCGGCAAAAGACAAGCAGGGCATCCGTTATTGCCTCGTGGAAGAAGGTCCGCGACTCGACAAAGTGGGCACGCAAGGTTGGCCCAGGCTGGTGCAGCATTTTCGGCATCCCGACTATCAGACTGTGCTGGGCGGTCGGCCATTGCTCTTTGTGTTCGTGAAGCCGACGCTGCTTGCGAAGCGCGACTGGGATGAATTGAAGCGTCAAACCATCAACGCGGGCATGAAGCCGCCCTATCTTGTCTTGATGGGCTGGAATCCAGAGGAGGATGCGAAAGACATGGTGACGCTCGGCTTCGATGCCATCTCCGCGTACGCACGAGGCGGGACCTACAGCATGACACAGCCTAGTTACGCCGAGCAGTGCGCCTTGATCCGGCGTGATCGCTGGGAAAAGTGCCGCGCATTACGCCTCCCGAACATTACCTTCGCCAGTGCCGGTTGGGACACTCGGCCGCGCAACGAGCGCCCACCGCCTTGGGTCACATGGGTCAGCGCGACACCAGACAACACCCCGGCTGCGCAGCAAAAGCCACTCATTGATTCCGTGACTGCCACACCGGAAGAACTCGCCGCCCACATCCGTGAAGCGCTTGACTGGACAAAAGCCAACCGGGACCTAAATCCTGCCAACGCCATCATCATATACGGCTGGAATGAGCACGACGAAGGCGGCTGGCTCCAGCCCACCCTCGGTCCGGACGGTCGTGCTAACGAGGATCGTATCAACGCGCTGGGCCAGGTTTTGCGACCAGCCTCACCAAAGAAACTCCCCTGA